The following coding sequences are from one Malaciobacter pacificus window:
- a CDS encoding ArsS family sensor histidine kinase — protein MSIFRKLSILFLISLILMAIIGSWMDSINAKRIDNLVKEKYIKIVDNIFENIENKTKVNEIIEANKLKTIEKYSFNSNIIYERNYTFGKIKILKETFDDEFIIYINYLDEEYFLKTPDEENLNDKTILNILISLDIIALILIFLYILKLLSPLKVITKKITSFSNGDFTSRTNINSKDEIGLLSKTFDNMANNLENQIKTKEELLRDIGHELRTPITKGKFAVEKIDDEGQKELLQKIFIDLETLTNELIELEKLNSNELEKTTFESETLIIEALDKLYIDDESKIDLVLDDNFKINGDLYYLTKAVKNLIDNALKYSTKLPVIIEVKQNSIIIKNQGEKLSQEIEYYLKPFTQESTARNGFGLGLSIVKKVIDKHKYKLNYNYAQGYNIFQIDFK, from the coding sequence ATGTCGATTTTTAGAAAACTTAGTATTTTATTTTTAATTAGCCTTATTTTAATGGCAATTATTGGGTCTTGGATGGATTCAATCAATGCAAAAAGAATTGATAATCTAGTAAAAGAGAAATATATAAAAATCGTAGATAATATATTTGAAAATATAGAAAACAAAACAAAAGTAAATGAAATAATTGAAGCAAATAAATTAAAAACTATTGAAAAATATAGTTTTAATTCAAATATTATTTATGAACGAAATTATACTTTTGGGAAAATAAAAATCTTAAAAGAGACTTTTGATGATGAGTTTATAATTTATATTAATTATTTAGATGAAGAGTACTTTTTAAAAACACCAGATGAAGAGAATTTAAATGATAAGACTATTTTAAATATACTAATATCACTTGATATTATTGCTTTAATTTTAATCTTTTTATATATTCTAAAACTATTATCACCACTAAAAGTCATAACTAAAAAAATCACTTCATTTTCAAATGGTGATTTTACATCAAGAACAAATATTAACTCAAAAGATGAAATAGGATTATTATCTAAAACCTTTGATAATATGGCAAATAATTTAGAAAATCAAATAAAAACAAAAGAGGAGTTATTAAGGGATATTGGTCATGAACTTAGAACTCCTATAACAAAAGGTAAATTTGCCGTTGAAAAAATAGATGATGAAGGACAAAAAGAGCTACTTCAAAAAATATTTATTGATTTAGAGACTTTAACAAATGAGCTAATTGAACTTGAGAAACTAAACTCTAATGAACTTGAAAAAACTACTTTTGAGAGTGAAACACTGATTATTGAGGCTTTAGACAAACTTTATATTGATGATGAATCAAAAATTGATTTAGTTTTAGATGATAATTTTAAAATTAATGGTGATTTATACTATTTAACAAAAGCTGTTAAAAACTTAATTGATAATGCTTTAAAATACTCAACAAAACTTCCAGTAATAATTGAAGTAAAGCAAAACTCAATAATCATAAAAAATCAAGGTGAAAAACTGTCACAAGAAATAGAATACTATTTAAAACCATTTACCCAAGAGTCAACTGCTAGAAATGGTTTTGGACTTGGATTATCAATAGTTAAAAAAGTAATTGATAAACATAAATATAAATTAAACTATAATTACGCCCAAGGATATAATATATTCCAAATTGATTTTAAATAA
- a CDS encoding diheme cytochrome c → MKYIFSLLLFIGILNAAGVKPVNNELYINECASCHFGYQPGLLPSKSWDKVMNNLSNHFGTDASLDQEDFDKIYKYIMENSAEKAMNYKRSRRIVNSLASYTQDINSITKVPYIIRKHREIPKRLITQDKVKTLSNCTACHTTAKKGIYSERDIRIPGYGRWDD, encoded by the coding sequence ATGAAATATATATTTAGTCTCTTACTTTTTATTGGTATTTTAAATGCTGCAGGAGTTAAGCCTGTTAATAATGAATTATATATAAATGAGTGTGCTTCATGTCACTTTGGGTATCAACCAGGACTTTTACCTTCTAAATCTTGGGATAAAGTTATGAATAACTTATCGAATCACTTTGGAACGGATGCTAGTTTAGACCAAGAAGATTTTGATAAGATTTATAAATATATTATGGAAAATAGTGCTGAAAAAGCAATGAACTACAAAAGAAGTAGAAGAATTGTAAACAGTCTTGCTTCTTATACACAAGATATTAATTCTATTACAAAAGTTCCATATATTATTAGAAAACATAGAGAAATTCCAAAAAGATTAATAACTCAAGATAAAGTAAAAACCCTTTCAAATTGTACTGCTTGTCATACAACTGCAAAAAAAGGTATTTACAGTGAGAGAGATATAAGAATCCCAGGTTATGGAAGATGGGATGATTAA
- a CDS encoding response regulator transcription factor, giving the protein MTRKILLIEDDLQIQKFIVDYLADYHFECIAFSMPTDALNALNKEDFQLVILDLMLPGMDGFDLFKKIKSIKDLPIIISSARGDIGNKIHGFELGAEDYLAKPYEPRELVLRIEHILKRTLSKKVKIAEFEIDKENRTVSIDDFPIDFTKIEFEIFCFLTQNINKISSREQILNATSLDENTKNRTIDMHISNIRYKIGDDSKNPKYIKSVWGVGYKFVG; this is encoded by the coding sequence TTGACTAGAAAAATATTATTAATTGAAGATGATTTACAAATCCAAAAATTTATAGTTGATTATCTAGCTGACTATCACTTTGAATGCATAGCTTTTTCAATGCCAACTGATGCATTAAATGCTTTAAATAAAGAGGATTTCCAGCTAGTAATACTTGATTTAATGCTTCCTGGAATGGATGGATTTGATTTATTTAAAAAGATAAAAAGTATAAAAGATTTACCTATTATTATCTCTTCAGCACGTGGTGATATAGGAAATAAAATACATGGCTTTGAACTAGGAGCTGAAGATTATCTTGCAAAACCTTATGAACCAAGAGAATTGGTTTTAAGAATTGAGCATATATTAAAAAGAACCCTTTCAAAAAAAGTAAAAATAGCAGAATTTGAAATTGATAAAGAGAATAGAACAGTTAGTATTGATGATTTTCCTATTGATTTTACAAAAATTGAGTTTGAGATTTTTTGTTTTTTAACTCAAAATATAAATAAAATCTCTTCTAGAGAACAGATCCTAAATGCTACTAGTTTAGATGAAAATACAAAAAATAGAACAATAGATATGCATATTTCAAACATAAGATATAAAATTGGAGATGATTCTAAAAATCCAAAATATATCAAATCTGTTTGGGGTGTTGGATATAAATTTGTAGGTTAA
- a CDS encoding DUF1924 domain-containing protein yields MKYLVSVLLIFSISNANVVDDYLNSLKTEVLKNEPNFKGFDYKRGEEIFTSKHIGKKGKEISCTSCHGINLNESSKNFFTGKTIKPLSPKANPKRFTKVKNIEKWLKRNFNDVYNRVGTAKEKGDVVTYIITK; encoded by the coding sequence ATGAAGTATTTAGTTTCAGTACTATTAATTTTTAGTATAAGTAATGCAAATGTAGTTGATGATTATCTAAATTCACTTAAAACTGAAGTATTAAAAAATGAGCCAAACTTTAAAGGTTTTGATTATAAAAGAGGTGAAGAAATTTTCACATCAAAACATATTGGGAAAAAAGGTAAAGAGATATCATGCACATCATGTCATGGAATAAATCTAAATGAATCTAGTAAAAACTTCTTTACAGGTAAAACTATAAAACCGCTTTCACCAAAAGCCAATCCAAAAAGATTTACAAAAGTAAAAAATATTGAAAAATGGTTAAAAAGAAATTTTAATGATGTTTACAACAGAGTTGGAACAGCAAAAGAAAAAGGCGATGTAGTAACATACATCATAACTAAATAA
- a CDS encoding diheme cytochrome c, translating into MGNLENHFGDDASLDAKDTKEILDFLLKNSAETSSKQASLKFLNSIGNKDIIAMSQTTYWEKTHKKIDPKLFKHEQIQSKANCKACHSDIEKGLIENENIKNLSDFK; encoded by the coding sequence ATGGGTAATTTAGAAAATCATTTTGGAGATGATGCATCCTTAGATGCAAAAGATACAAAAGAGATCTTAGATTTTTTACTAAAAAATAGTGCAGAAACTTCAAGCAAACAAGCTAGTTTGAAGTTTTTGAATTCAATTGGGAATAAAGATATAATAGCTATGAGTCAAACAACTTATTGGGAGAAAACTCATAAAAAAATTGACCCCAAACTATTTAAACATGAACAAATTCAAAGTAAAGCAAATTGTAAAGCTTGTCATAGTGATATTGAAAAAGGATTAATAGAGAATGAAAATATTAAAAATCTTTCTGATTTTAAGTAG
- a CDS encoding cytochrome b/b6 domain-containing protein: MNKSYIWTLPTRVFHAFFAIFILFAFLSDEDNLLQYHAIIGYAIFILLFFRVIWGFIGPSHSKFKEFPLGKKNLKEFSKEIFSDKSKYIGHNPAASYVMIAILITVFLTIISGILAYGIQEGRGIASFLNATYFKDMELFEEIHEFFTGILLALIAAHLGGVLVDKLLHGKNKTLNSIANGYKMTEEKVEVKLNIYQKAFATIMLIIFISFLIFNISSPKNILTASVFKSVDYSVQNELFVNECASCHTLYPSKFIA; this comes from the coding sequence ATGAATAAATCATATATTTGGACACTACCAACTAGAGTTTTTCACGCTTTTTTTGCAATATTTATTTTGTTTGCATTTTTAAGTGATGAAGATAATTTATTACAATACCATGCAATCATTGGTTATGCAATATTTATTTTACTTTTCTTTAGAGTTATTTGGGGATTTATAGGTCCTTCTCACTCTAAATTTAAAGAGTTTCCTTTGGGAAAAAAGAATCTAAAAGAGTTTTCAAAAGAGATATTTAGTGATAAGTCAAAATATATAGGACATAATCCTGCTGCTTCTTATGTGATGATAGCAATATTAATTACAGTGTTTTTAACTATCATTAGTGGAATTTTAGCATATGGTATTCAAGAAGGTAGAGGAATAGCATCATTTTTAAATGCAACATATTTTAAAGATATGGAACTATTCGAAGAGATTCATGAATTTTTTACAGGTATTCTTTTGGCTTTAATTGCTGCTCACTTAGGTGGAGTATTAGTTGATAAACTACTTCATGGTAAAAATAAAACTTTAAACTCCATTGCAAATGGTTATAAAATGACAGAAGAAAAAGTAGAAGTTAAATTAAATATTTATCAAAAAGCCTTTGCGACTATTATGCTTATAATATTTATTAGTTTTTTGATTTTTAATATCTCAAGTCCTAAAAATATATTAACTGCTTCAGTTTTTAAAAGTGTTGATTATAGTGTTCAAAATGAACTTTTTGTAAATGAGTGTGCATCATGTCATACTCTGTATCCCTCCAAATTTATTGCCTAA
- the typA gene encoding translational GTPase TypA: protein MRDIRNIAVIAHVDHGKTTLVDELLKQSGTFAAHTQVDERVMDSNAIEKERGITILSKNTAIDYEGVRINIIDTPGHADFGGEVERVLKMVDCVLLLVDAQEGVMPQTKFVVKKALSLGHKPIVVVNKIDKPAADPERVVDEVFDLFADMDANEEQLEFPVIYAAARDGYARYEANDGNMDLKPLFETILEKVPTPQGSEDNGLQLQVFTLDYDNFIGKIGIARIFNGTISMGETVMLVKADGEKVKGRVTKLIGFKGLDRVEIQKAGAGDICAVAGFETIDVGDSLCDPANPMPLDPMHIEEPTLSVTFAVNDSPLAGTEGKFVTSNKIDERLKSEMNTNIAMNYEQIGEGKFKVNGRGELQITILAENMRREGFEFSIGRPEVITKEENGVTYEPFEHLVIDTPDEFSGAIIEKLGKRKANMTNMVPMGSGFTRLEFEIPARGLIGIRTEFLTETKGEGVMNHSFLEFRPYSGTVESRKYGALVSMENGEALGYSIFNLQDRGVMFIKPQDKVYVGMVIGEHAKSNDLDVNPIKGKALTNVRASGSDDAIKLVPPRAMSLENALEWIEEDELVEVTPLTIRVRKRDLDPTVRKRAAKKAKFAE from the coding sequence ATGAGAGACATTAGAAATATTGCCGTTATCGCACACGTTGACCACGGTAAAACAACATTAGTAGATGAATTATTAAAACAATCTGGAACTTTCGCAGCTCACACACAAGTTGATGAAAGAGTTATGGATAGTAATGCAATTGAAAAAGAAAGAGGTATTACTATTCTTTCTAAGAATACTGCAATTGATTACGAAGGTGTAAGAATTAACATCATTGACACTCCAGGACACGCCGATTTTGGTGGAGAAGTTGAGAGGGTTTTAAAGATGGTTGACTGTGTATTATTACTAGTTGACGCACAAGAAGGTGTTATGCCTCAAACAAAATTCGTTGTAAAAAAAGCATTATCTTTAGGTCATAAGCCTATCGTTGTTGTTAATAAAATTGATAAACCAGCAGCTGACCCTGAAAGAGTTGTTGATGAGGTATTTGACCTATTTGCTGATATGGATGCAAATGAAGAACAATTAGAGTTCCCTGTAATTTATGCAGCTGCTAGAGATGGTTATGCAAGATATGAAGCAAATGATGGAAATATGGATTTAAAACCATTATTTGAAACTATTTTAGAAAAAGTACCAACTCCTCAAGGAAGCGAAGATAATGGTCTACAACTTCAAGTATTTACTCTTGATTATGATAATTTCATTGGAAAAATAGGAATTGCTAGAATTTTCAACGGTACTATTTCTATGGGTGAAACTGTAATGCTTGTAAAAGCAGATGGTGAAAAAGTAAAGGGTAGAGTAACTAAACTTATTGGATTTAAAGGTTTAGATAGAGTTGAAATTCAAAAAGCAGGAGCAGGTGATATCTGTGCTGTTGCAGGTTTTGAAACAATTGATGTAGGTGATTCACTTTGTGACCCAGCTAACCCAATGCCACTAGATCCTATGCACATTGAAGAGCCAACACTTTCAGTTACATTTGCAGTAAATGATTCTCCATTAGCAGGAACTGAGGGTAAATTTGTTACTTCAAATAAAATTGATGAGAGATTAAAATCTGAAATGAACACTAATATTGCTATGAATTATGAGCAAATTGGTGAAGGTAAATTTAAAGTAAACGGAAGAGGTGAACTTCAAATTACTATTTTAGCAGAGAACATGAGAAGAGAAGGTTTTGAGTTCTCTATTGGTAGACCAGAAGTAATTACAAAAGAAGAAAATGGTGTAACTTATGAGCCATTTGAGCACCTAGTAATTGATACACCAGATGAGTTCTCTGGAGCAATTATCGAAAAACTTGGTAAAAGAAAAGCTAATATGACAAACATGGTTCCAATGGGTTCTGGGTTTACAAGATTAGAGTTTGAAATTCCTGCAAGAGGATTAATTGGTATTAGAACTGAGTTCTTAACTGAAACAAAAGGTGAGGGTGTTATGAACCACTCATTCTTAGAGTTTAGACCATATTCTGGAACAGTTGAATCTAGAAAATATGGAGCATTAGTTTCTATGGAAAATGGAGAAGCTTTAGGTTACTCAATTTTCAACTTACAAGATAGAGGTGTTATGTTTATTAAACCTCAAGATAAAGTATATGTTGGAATGGTAATTGGTGAGCATGCAAAATCTAATGACTTAGATGTTAACCCAATCAAAGGTAAAGCACTTACAAACGTAAGAGCATCTGGTAGTGACGATGCTATTAAATTAGTTCCACCAAGAGCAATGTCTTTAGAAAATGCATTAGAGTGGATTGAAGAAGATGAGTTAGTTGAAGTTACTCCTTTAACAATTAGAGTTAGAAAAAGAGATTTAGATCCAACAGTTAGAAAAAGAGCTGCAAAAAAAGCTAAATTTGCTGAATAA
- a CDS encoding glutaminase, with translation MDYQAVLEEIEKEIKPLLNEGKVASYIPALANVDDNKFAMSIMMFDGTSYNIGDTDFKFSIQSISKLFTFTLALNYYGKKLYDRVGHEPSGDPFNSLVQLEYENGIPRNPFINAGAIVTADTLVSIYKDNTFKTILNFIKEVCNDDSININEEIFQSELEHGFRNFALINMIRSYNNIHNKIDDVIQTYFKQCSIMMNTQQLSRAVLFLANHGINPLTNEEIISSSKAKRINSVMLTCGHYDASGDFAYKVGLPGKSGVGGGIVAVVPQKMAICVYSPKLNNYGNSLVGTKALELFTTKTNLSIF, from the coding sequence TTGGATTATCAAGCAGTTTTAGAAGAAATAGAAAAAGAAATTAAACCATTACTTAATGAAGGTAAAGTTGCTTCATATATTCCAGCTCTTGCAAATGTCGATGATAATAAATTTGCTATGAGTATTATGATGTTTGATGGAACAAGTTATAACATAGGTGATACTGATTTTAAGTTTTCTATTCAAAGTATTTCAAAACTATTTACATTTACTTTAGCATTAAACTATTATGGGAAAAAACTTTATGATAGAGTTGGACATGAACCATCTGGTGATCCTTTTAACTCACTTGTTCAGTTAGAGTATGAAAATGGTATTCCAAGAAATCCTTTTATAAATGCTGGTGCAATAGTTACAGCTGATACTTTAGTATCAATTTATAAAGATAACACTTTTAAAACTATTTTAAACTTTATAAAAGAAGTTTGCAATGATGATTCAATTAATATTAACGAAGAGATATTTCAGTCTGAATTAGAACATGGTTTTAGAAATTTTGCACTAATAAACATGATTAGAAGTTATAATAATATTCATAATAAAATAGATGATGTAATACAAACATACTTTAAACAATGTTCAATTATGATGAACACTCAACAACTATCACGGGCTGTGCTATTCTTAGCAAATCATGGAATAAATCCACTTACAAATGAAGAGATTATTAGCTCATCAAAAGCAAAAAGAATTAACTCAGTAATGTTAACTTGTGGACATTATGATGCTTCAGGAGATTTTGCATACAAAGTTGGACTTCCTGGAAAAAGTGGAGTGGGAGGAGGAATAGTTGCAGTTGTTCCACAAAAAATGGCAATTTGTGTATATTCACCAAAATTAAATAATTATGGAAACTCTTTAGTTGGTACAAAAGCCTTAGAATTATTTACTACAAAAACTAATCTCTCAATTTTCTAA
- a CDS encoding transposase, with protein sequence MQIESKIIGIINDKLKNPIYETLRLLNMKTILTKSNFSKKEGVAVHMVVLHFVYMLVMNKKISTFMDQSNDSFKKDVYYRLLSNTSYNWRKLLSLSSLKILSLLHKVQDSKLVRVLILDDTVEDKVGKNIEGSCDNLWSNKAKRKIRGVNVVSLNYSDGYSNFMLDFAIAMNSYARVKIEEFTNIIDHRTNAHKRRLESLKGKSQIAIEMIKRAVASGIYADYLLVDSWYSKPVFIETMNELGLQVISRMVNNDRIWNFTGEKKTLDGIYNKFKKLKSIKMGQYGKKIKFEYFSTIVEHKKAGKLKIVFIKTKENLIPIVSTNLILSDEEIIDIYKRRWDIEQGYKELREHFGFGKEENRIYEALIARITLSFFTYNVVSYINRISNEPKTIGGLFRDLECELHTLAIAMQAFLAILDEIAKIEEVVNRNEDFTAIIDLLRDVTGKLLGFRCES encoded by the coding sequence ATGCAGATAGAATCCAAGATCATCGGTATTATAAACGATAAGTTAAAAAATCCAATCTATGAAACATTACGTTTGTTAAATATGAAAACTATTTTAACCAAGAGCAATTTTTCTAAAAAAGAGGGAGTTGCTGTTCATATGGTTGTATTACATTTTGTATATATGCTGGTTATGAATAAAAAAATATCAACCTTTATGGATCAAAGTAATGATAGTTTCAAAAAAGATGTATATTATCGATTACTTTCCAATACTTCTTATAATTGGAGAAAACTATTATCTCTTAGTTCTTTAAAGATCTTATCACTACTTCATAAAGTGCAAGATTCAAAGCTAGTAAGAGTTCTTATACTTGATGATACTGTTGAAGATAAAGTTGGTAAAAATATAGAGGGAAGTTGTGACAACCTTTGGAGCAATAAAGCAAAGAGAAAAATCAGAGGTGTAAATGTTGTATCACTAAACTATAGTGATGGTTATTCAAATTTTATGTTGGACTTTGCAATTGCTATGAACAGTTATGCAAGGGTAAAGATAGAAGAGTTTACAAATATTATTGATCATCGAACCAATGCACATAAGCGAAGATTGGAAAGCTTAAAAGGGAAATCACAAATTGCTATAGAGATGATTAAAAGAGCAGTAGCTAGTGGTATATATGCAGATTATCTGCTTGTAGATAGCTGGTATTCTAAACCTGTATTTATAGAAACTATGAATGAACTTGGATTGCAAGTCATTTCAAGAATGGTAAACAATGACAGGATATGGAATTTTACAGGAGAGAAAAAGACCCTTGATGGCATCTATAACAAATTTAAAAAGCTTAAATCTATCAAGATGGGTCAATATGGCAAAAAGATAAAGTTTGAGTATTTTTCAACCATAGTTGAACATAAAAAAGCTGGTAAATTAAAAATTGTTTTTATAAAAACAAAAGAGAATTTAATACCAATCGTATCAACCAATCTTATACTTAGTGATGAAGAGATTATAGATATTTATAAAAGACGATGGGATATAGAACAAGGGTATAAAGAACTTCGTGAACACTTTGGATTCGGAAAAGAAGAGAATCGAATCTATGAAGCTTTGATAGCCAGAATTACACTATCTTTTTTTACATACAATGTTGTTAGCTATATAAATCGTATCAGCAATGAACCTAAAACAATTGGTGGATTGTTTAGAGATTTAGAATGTGAACTTCATACTCTAGCAATAGCTATGCAAGCATTTTTAGCTATTTTAGATGAGATTGCAAAAATTGAAGAAGTTGTCAATAGAAATGAGGATTTTACAGCTATCATTGATCTATTAAGAGATGTGACTGGAAAATTGCTTGGTTTTAGGTGCGAAAGTTAA